Proteins encoded in a region of the Streptomyces sp. PCS3-D2 genome:
- a CDS encoding alpha/beta hydrolase family protein, whose amino-acid sequence MRGTANVRRTALAWVFAVLAVVTVIPAASAQAADDGTPPPMANGFGLTQVGTATGNATEFYLTVTTPEVAEEQHIKIILPKTYYDDPNRRYPVMYFLHGSPDDPIQQNYPALRMSDRMITVIPDGGARGWYANWLNQKTAAGAQNWENFHLKQVIPFIDANLRTIATKKARAVAGVSMGGFGALHYAQARPDLFSQTASLSGDIDLSVRSMDLRLAVVASLVAYEPSVDSDAAFGSPYPVFNADWRFNEVDPSQHMDRIKQGGIGVSIYVGNGGGSVTDLEFWLEGAAKHVKNAMDALGMSYHYVNYGDGSGWGTLCNGGHNAGCWEEDLRDLVPRLERHFAS is encoded by the coding sequence GTGAGAGGAACAGCGAACGTCCGGCGCACGGCGCTGGCATGGGTGTTCGCCGTCCTGGCCGTGGTCACGGTCATACCGGCGGCCTCGGCACAGGCCGCCGACGACGGCACGCCGCCCCCGATGGCGAACGGGTTCGGCCTGACGCAGGTCGGCACGGCGACGGGCAACGCGACGGAGTTCTACCTGACCGTGACCACGCCCGAGGTCGCGGAGGAACAGCACATCAAGATCATCCTGCCGAAGACCTACTACGACGACCCGAACCGGCGCTATCCGGTGATGTACTTCCTGCACGGATCACCCGACGACCCGATCCAGCAGAACTATCCGGCGCTGCGCATGTCCGACCGGATGATCACCGTCATCCCGGACGGCGGCGCCCGGGGCTGGTACGCCAACTGGCTCAACCAGAAGACCGCCGCCGGTGCCCAGAACTGGGAGAACTTCCACCTCAAGCAGGTGATCCCGTTCATCGACGCCAACCTGCGGACCATCGCCACCAAGAAGGCCAGGGCCGTCGCCGGTGTCTCGATGGGCGGGTTCGGAGCCCTCCACTACGCCCAGGCGCGCCCGGACCTCTTCAGCCAGACCGCGTCCCTGTCCGGCGACATCGACCTGTCGGTGCGGTCCATGGACCTGCGCCTGGCCGTCGTCGCCTCCCTCGTCGCCTACGAGCCCTCCGTGGACAGCGACGCCGCGTTCGGCTCGCCGTACCCGGTGTTCAACGCCGACTGGCGGTTCAACGAGGTCGACCCCTCGCAGCACATGGACCGGATCAAGCAGGGCGGGATCGGGGTCTCGATCTACGTGGGCAACGGCGGAGGCTCGGTCACCGACCTGGAGTTCTGGCTGGAGGGCGCGGCCAAGCACGTCAAGAACGCCATGGACGCGCTGGGCATGTCGTACCACTACGTGAACTACGGCGACGGTTCCGGCTGGGGCACCCTGTGCAACGGCGGCCACAACGCCGGCTGCTGGGAGGAGGACCTCCGGGACCTGGTTCCCCGGCTGGAGAGGCACTTCGCCTCCTGA
- a CDS encoding penicillin acylase family protein yields MARTRARARRPMAVAAAVAVMSTMAATGSTAATRPAAGPDRPTIRYTEYGIPHIIASDWEGLGTGYGYAAAKDNICTLADTYLMVNAQRSRHLGPDGRASPGQNQNTTTNLKSDLYFQRIKDDGVVERLIAQPAPDGPEPEVKEAIRGYVQGYNRYLSETGADALTDPACRGAAWVRPITELDVYRHAHAEIIMGSADALLDGQVDAAPPGAASAPAKPASSPKETAAKISSALAVSRQQSMGSNALAVGSQGVSGGTGMLLANPHFPWQGKNRMWQSHLTIPGKVNVSGASLLGLPAVNIGYNADVAWSHTVATVAPFGLFDVQVDPLNPTKYLVDGVWEQMTSQQVTVDVRKSDGSLGKVTRTLWSTRYGPVTTSMQGVSLPWVVSAHAVRDVNMNNLRALNTWFRLDQAKDVEDVVNTLETTQGVPFFNTIAADRKGKALYADIQATANITDAHAQSCLTMTGQLLFNQPLRLPNVPPISIFDGKRSACDWPDDPNAVAPGLLDPRKQPRLIRDDFVGNANDSAWLANPDQPLTFPRVMGDAQAPRSLRTQELILAARKRIDGTDGLPGRGFTPETMGKLLFADNSRAADLALDATVAMCKSVPFGLILVDGTLVNVSEACPILAAWKSHDYTADSRGSLLFANYWASLQGGQGIEKLPWRVPFDPKDPVHTPNSLDSGSSAVRDAFGRAVLAMRKAGIPLNAPLSDVQKVTRGGEQIPIHGMIGELGVLNVITMGQVDGKTDVVFGSSFIQQVRFTAEGPPQTRSVLAYSQSADPNSPHHADQTRLFSAGQWVTERFTEEQIAASPALVVKVLD; encoded by the coding sequence ATGGCACGGACGCGAGCAAGAGCGAGGCGGCCGATGGCGGTGGCGGCCGCCGTCGCGGTGATGAGCACGATGGCCGCCACGGGCTCCACGGCCGCCACCCGGCCGGCGGCGGGACCGGACAGGCCGACCATCCGGTACACCGAGTACGGCATCCCGCACATCATCGCCTCGGACTGGGAGGGCCTGGGCACCGGCTACGGATACGCGGCGGCCAAGGACAACATCTGCACCCTGGCCGACACCTATCTGATGGTCAACGCCCAGAGGTCCCGCCATCTGGGGCCCGACGGCAGGGCGAGCCCCGGCCAGAACCAGAACACCACCACCAATCTCAAGAGCGACCTGTACTTCCAGCGGATCAAGGACGACGGGGTGGTGGAGCGGCTGATCGCACAGCCCGCCCCCGACGGCCCGGAGCCCGAGGTCAAGGAGGCCATCCGGGGCTACGTCCAGGGATACAACCGGTACCTGTCCGAGACGGGCGCCGACGCCCTTACCGACCCGGCCTGCCGGGGCGCCGCCTGGGTGCGGCCGATCACGGAACTCGACGTCTACCGGCACGCGCACGCCGAGATCATCATGGGCAGCGCCGACGCGCTCCTCGACGGCCAGGTCGACGCCGCGCCCCCGGGGGCGGCGTCCGCCCCCGCGAAACCCGCGTCCTCGCCCAAGGAGACCGCGGCGAAGATCAGTTCCGCGCTGGCGGTGAGCCGGCAGCAGAGCATGGGCAGCAACGCGCTGGCCGTCGGCTCGCAGGGCGTCTCCGGCGGCACCGGCATGCTGCTGGCCAACCCGCACTTCCCGTGGCAGGGCAAGAACCGGATGTGGCAGAGCCATCTCACCATCCCGGGCAAGGTCAACGTCTCCGGGGCGAGCCTCCTGGGACTCCCCGCGGTGAACATCGGGTACAACGCCGACGTCGCCTGGAGCCACACGGTCGCCACGGTCGCCCCGTTCGGGCTCTTCGACGTCCAGGTGGATCCGCTCAACCCCACCAAGTACCTCGTCGACGGCGTCTGGGAACAGATGACCTCGCAGCAGGTCACCGTCGACGTGCGAAAGTCGGACGGCTCCCTCGGCAAGGTCACCAGGACCCTGTGGTCCACCCGGTACGGCCCCGTCACCACGTCGATGCAGGGGGTGTCGCTGCCCTGGGTGGTCAGCGCGCACGCCGTGCGCGACGTCAACATGAACAACCTGCGGGCGCTGAACACCTGGTTCCGTCTCGACCAGGCCAAGGACGTCGAAGACGTCGTCAACACCCTGGAGACCACGCAGGGCGTCCCCTTCTTCAACACGATCGCCGCGGACCGCAAGGGCAAGGCGTTGTACGCGGACATCCAGGCCACCGCGAACATCACCGACGCGCACGCCCAGTCGTGTCTCACGATGACCGGCCAACTCCTCTTCAACCAGCCGCTGAGGCTGCCGAACGTGCCGCCGATCTCCATCTTCGACGGCAAGCGGAGCGCGTGCGACTGGCCCGACGACCCGAACGCGGTCGCGCCGGGACTCCTCGACCCGCGCAAGCAACCCCGCCTGATCCGGGACGACTTCGTGGGCAACGCCAACGACAGCGCCTGGCTGGCCAACCCCGACCAGCCGCTGACCTTCCCCCGGGTGATGGGCGACGCCCAGGCACCCCGCTCGCTGCGCACCCAGGAGCTCATCCTGGCCGCCCGGAAGCGGATCGACGGCACGGACGGGCTGCCGGGCAGGGGCTTCACCCCGGAGACCATGGGGAAGCTGCTGTTCGCCGACAACAGCCGAGCGGCCGACCTCGCCCTCGACGCCACCGTGGCGATGTGCAAGAGCGTGCCCTTCGGGCTCATCCTCGTGGACGGCACCCTGGTCAACGTGAGCGAGGCGTGCCCGATCCTGGCCGCCTGGAAGAGCCACGACTACACGGCGGACAGCCGGGGTTCCCTGCTATTCGCGAACTACTGGGCCTCCCTGCAGGGCGGACAGGGCATCGAGAAGCTCCCCTGGCGGGTCCCCTTCGACCCCAAGGACCCGGTACACACACCGAATTCGCTGGACTCCGGCAGCTCCGCCGTCCGCGACGCGTTCGGCCGGGCCGTCCTCGCGATGCGCAAGGCGGGCATTCCGTTGAACGCGCCGCTCTCGGACGTCCAGAAGGTCACCCGCGGCGGCGAGCAGATTCCGATCCACGGAATGATCGGCGAACTGGGCGTACTCAACGTCATCACCATGGGCCAGGTCGACGGAAAGACGGACGTCGTCTTCGGGTCCAGTTTCATCCAGCAGGTCCGGTTCACCGCCGAAGGGCCGCCGCAGACCCGCTCCGTCCTGGCCTACTCCCAGTCGGCCGACCCGAACTCGCCGCACCACGCCGACCAGACCAGGCTCTTCTCGGCCGGCCAGTGGGTGACCGAGCGGTTCACCGAGGAACAGATCGCGGCGTCACCGGCCCTGGTGGTCAAGGTCCTCGACTGA
- a CDS encoding peptidoglycan DD-metalloendopeptidase family protein, with product MLRGLSRRAVSSVLAASAALLLPALVPAAAPAAARTTASTTSVRSTASVRSTVPAASVASAASTAACPAAGPVSQHFHSGHNGVDVANGVGTPIYAVSDGEVTISGYEPGYGQWIRIQQPDGRISEYGHMSRRDVFAGDRVVAGQQIALMGSEGNSTGPHLHLRIWGDSSASYGVDPEVYLAERGVVLPCTPGTGPRPKPLVYPSESGRVVSARSADGRLEVFAAGADGIHHAWQREANGDWSPWESLGGPAGAELALAPNADGRLELFALNGTTFQHRWQLSPSGGWSHWEGFGEGGRDTAAGVNADGRIEVYASGPVGLFHRYQLAPNGGWSGWESTGGGPADSRVEMGKAPDGRLEVFALNGTTFQHRYQTAPSGGWSAWGPFGEGGHDLTVDHNADGRLEVFASGPVGVFHRYQTGPSGWSGWERTGGPADAQLTSERTPDGRVEVFAMNGTTAMHSWQTAVNAPYSDWAPFGSGGTEVTAASNADGRIEVFGTNPSGTFHIWQTGFSSWSGWEWLGGSPGPGQG from the coding sequence GTGCTTCGTGGACTTTCCCGCCGCGCGGTGAGCTCCGTGCTCGCGGCGTCGGCCGCCCTGCTGCTGCCGGCCCTGGTGCCCGCTGCGGCCCCGGCCGCAGCCCGGACCACCGCTTCCACCACGTCCGTCCGATCCACCGCGTCCGTCCGATCCACCGTTCCCGCCGCTTCGGTCGCATCAGCCGCTTCCACCGCGGCGTGCCCGGCGGCGGGGCCCGTGTCCCAGCACTTCCACTCCGGGCACAACGGCGTCGACGTCGCCAACGGGGTGGGGACGCCGATCTACGCCGTGTCCGACGGCGAGGTGACCATCTCCGGGTACGAGCCGGGCTACGGCCAGTGGATCCGGATCCAGCAGCCCGACGGGCGGATCTCCGAGTACGGGCACATGTCCCGGCGGGACGTCTTCGCCGGCGACCGTGTCGTGGCCGGCCAGCAGATCGCCCTGATGGGTTCGGAGGGGAACTCCACCGGCCCCCACCTGCATCTGCGGATCTGGGGGGACTCGTCCGCCTCCTACGGCGTCGACCCCGAGGTCTATCTCGCCGAACGCGGCGTCGTGCTGCCCTGCACCCCGGGCACGGGGCCGCGGCCGAAGCCGCTCGTGTATCCGTCGGAGTCGGGCCGGGTCGTGTCGGCGCGGTCGGCGGACGGGCGTCTGGAGGTGTTCGCGGCCGGGGCCGACGGCATCCACCACGCCTGGCAGCGGGAGGCCAACGGCGACTGGTCGCCCTGGGAGTCGCTGGGCGGTCCCGCCGGCGCCGAGCTCGCGCTCGCGCCCAACGCCGACGGCCGGCTGGAGCTGTTCGCGCTCAACGGGACCACCTTCCAGCACCGTTGGCAGCTGAGCCCGTCCGGCGGCTGGTCGCACTGGGAGGGCTTCGGCGAGGGCGGCCGGGACACCGCGGCCGGAGTCAACGCGGACGGCCGCATCGAGGTCTACGCCTCCGGCCCGGTCGGGCTGTTCCACCGGTATCAGCTCGCCCCCAACGGCGGCTGGTCGGGCTGGGAGTCCACGGGCGGCGGCCCCGCCGACAGCCGTGTGGAGATGGGGAAGGCTCCCGACGGACGCCTTGAGGTCTTCGCCCTCAACGGCACCACCTTCCAGCACCGCTACCAGACCGCGCCCAGCGGCGGCTGGTCCGCGTGGGGCCCGTTCGGCGAAGGCGGCCACGACCTGACCGTCGACCACAACGCCGACGGCCGCCTGGAGGTCTTCGCCTCGGGTCCGGTCGGCGTGTTCCACCGGTACCAGACCGGGCCCTCGGGCTGGTCGGGCTGGGAACGCACCGGCGGCCCGGCCGACGCGCAGCTCACCAGCGAACGCACTCCCGACGGCCGCGTCGAGGTCTTCGCCATGAACGGCACCACCGCCATGCACAGTTGGCAGACCGCCGTCAACGCCCCCTACAGTGACTGGGCCCCCTTCGGCTCCGGCGGTACGGAGGTCACCGCCGCCTCCAACGCCGACGGCCGGATCGAGGTCTTCGGGACCAATCCCTCCGGAACCTTCCACATCTGGCAGACCGGGTTCTCCAGCTGGTCCGGCTGGGAGTGGCTGGGCGGCTCCCCCGGCCCCGGCCAGGGCTGA
- a CDS encoding family 43 glycosylhydrolase, with the protein MFPISRRSVLRGVAGAGTLPLLGLSRAVASPTGDAPAPSWVGAGPFAYVHDPSTPAGPRYLNDHTLIRARGRWHVFGIVGDSAPRGEAPDSSAEISFAHASTPGPLGPWTTHADALTVDRSYFGEEHLWAPHVVEADGTFWMFYAAGGASGAAVNLATSTDLFTWTRVPSGPLFRGLAARDPMVLRVGDEWVMYYTELSGPGGHHVVAHRRSADLTHWSEPGVAFTDASTNATVSVTESPYVVRRDGWYYLFIGPRGGYEGTDVLASRDPFRFELAGYAGHVAGHAVEVIDDGGTWYASAAGWFRNGLFLAPLQWRDTPVPWQSPDHPVAGLDVHGRLTLFALDAADRSMLRRVQLDPYGDGWSEWEPFGGPAGAVPSLGRDTDGRLEVFSIAPGGTHLNLRVQRPDGGWHDWEGFGGPAGAAPAVARDAAGRLEVFALSPGGASFARRRQRSRGALAWDPWEPGFGPAAGAPPVVAANADGRLEVFALAPGGAGIVHRWQETPGGPWTPAWHPYGTAAGSAPRVAEDGSGRLAVAAIGPSGVGTFTRRQTAPSGGWDAWLPMFGWSAAAPAFAANADGRLEAFSLAPGGARLSHRWQLAPGGDWGPEREFGEAGVRLVATPAAVRDPAGRLHVFAVTAAGRIRTRVQERPSGEWRPWTSFGERAVAPLVSHAPAL; encoded by the coding sequence GTGTTTCCGATCAGCAGACGGAGTGTGCTGCGGGGTGTGGCCGGAGCCGGGACGCTGCCCCTGCTCGGCCTGTCCCGGGCCGTCGCCTCGCCCACCGGTGACGCCCCGGCGCCCTCGTGGGTCGGCGCGGGCCCCTTCGCGTACGTCCACGACCCGTCGACCCCCGCCGGCCCGCGCTACCTCAACGACCACACGCTGATCAGGGCGCGGGGCCGCTGGCACGTCTTCGGCATCGTCGGCGACAGCGCGCCGCGCGGCGAGGCGCCGGACAGCTCGGCGGAGATCTCCTTCGCCCACGCCTCCACCCCGGGCCCGCTGGGTCCGTGGACCACTCACGCCGACGCCCTCACCGTCGACCGGTCCTACTTCGGCGAGGAGCACCTGTGGGCGCCGCACGTCGTCGAGGCCGACGGCACGTTCTGGATGTTCTACGCCGCAGGCGGCGCGAGCGGGGCGGCCGTCAACCTGGCCACGTCGACCGATCTGTTCACGTGGACCCGCGTACCGTCCGGCCCGCTGTTCCGGGGCCTCGCGGCGCGTGACCCGATGGTGCTGCGGGTGGGGGACGAGTGGGTCATGTACTACACGGAGCTCTCCGGGCCGGGCGGGCACCACGTCGTTGCCCACCGGCGGTCCGCCGACCTGACGCACTGGAGCGAGCCGGGCGTCGCCTTCACCGACGCGAGCACGAACGCGACCGTCTCGGTCACCGAGTCGCCGTACGTCGTCCGGCGGGACGGCTGGTACTACCTGTTCATCGGCCCGCGGGGCGGCTACGAGGGAACCGACGTACTGGCGTCGCGGGACCCCTTCCGCTTCGAACTCGCCGGGTACGCGGGGCATGTGGCCGGTCACGCCGTCGAGGTCATCGACGACGGGGGCACCTGGTACGCGAGCGCGGCCGGCTGGTTCCGCAACGGACTGTTCCTCGCGCCGCTCCAGTGGCGTGACACTCCGGTCCCGTGGCAGAGCCCCGACCACCCGGTGGCCGGGCTCGACGTGCACGGCCGCCTCACGCTGTTCGCGCTCGACGCCGCCGACCGCTCGATGCTGCGGCGCGTCCAGCTCGACCCGTACGGCGACGGCTGGTCGGAGTGGGAGCCGTTCGGCGGCCCGGCGGGCGCGGTTCCCTCCCTCGGCCGCGACACCGACGGGAGGCTGGAGGTGTTCTCGATCGCCCCGGGCGGCACCCACCTGAACCTCCGCGTGCAGCGCCCGGACGGCGGGTGGCACGACTGGGAGGGGTTCGGCGGCCCGGCCGGCGCCGCGCCCGCCGTCGCCCGTGACGCGGCCGGCCGGCTGGAGGTCTTCGCCCTCAGCCCGGGCGGCGCGTCCTTCGCACGGCGCCGGCAGCGGTCGCGCGGGGCACTGGCCTGGGATCCGTGGGAACCCGGCTTCGGTCCGGCGGCGGGCGCGCCACCTGTGGTCGCGGCGAACGCCGACGGCAGGCTCGAGGTGTTCGCCCTCGCGCCCGGCGGCGCCGGGATCGTCCACCGGTGGCAGGAGACCCCCGGCGGGCCGTGGACCCCGGCATGGCACCCGTACGGCACCGCGGCGGGCTCCGCGCCCCGGGTGGCCGAGGACGGCAGCGGCCGGCTCGCGGTCGCCGCGATCGGGCCGTCGGGCGTCGGGACCTTCACCCGGCGGCAGACCGCGCCGAGCGGCGGCTGGGACGCGTGGCTGCCGATGTTCGGATGGAGCGCCGCCGCCCCGGCGTTCGCCGCCAACGCCGACGGCCGCCTGGAGGCGTTCTCGCTCGCTCCGGGCGGCGCTCGGCTGAGTCACCGCTGGCAGCTCGCTCCGGGCGGTGACTGGGGCCCCGAGCGGGAGTTCGGCGAGGCCGGCGTCCGGCTCGTCGCCACCCCCGCGGCCGTACGCGACCCGGCCGGGCGGCTGCACGTCTTCGCCGTGACCGCCGCGGGGCGGATCCGGACCCGTGTCCAGGAGCGGCCGAGCGGCGAGTGGCGGCCGTGGACCTCCTTCGGCGAGCGTGCGGTGGCGCCGCTGGTGTCGCATGCTCCCGCCCTGTGA
- a CDS encoding serine/threonine protein kinase translates to MSGVVVHLPRGTGGADGGEPGGDAVTLRLGPGEVARFGRGSAAVPVELVLDDPAISRLAGEIRVTQDHWQLTNYSAGHSYLVENPEGAGEYLRIPPRRVGAPIPFEFSRVVLPTRGDATVSFQVFAPDHVFLDPEATDVPWGNSTVTAYSLDETATYFLVLVALCEPRLRDQSRVAVPTTPQIVERLRGHVTCGTLTARAVSSHIDYLAEEKLRIAGPATGESGKGDRRNGKREEIVGLALRFGLVREEHLALLPPLTGAGGRERQGAS, encoded by the coding sequence GTGAGCGGCGTAGTCGTCCATCTGCCGCGAGGTACGGGAGGCGCCGACGGCGGCGAGCCGGGCGGGGACGCGGTGACGCTCCGGCTCGGCCCGGGCGAGGTGGCCCGCTTCGGACGGGGCTCCGCCGCGGTCCCCGTCGAGCTGGTCCTGGACGACCCGGCGATCTCGCGACTCGCCGGGGAGATCCGGGTGACCCAGGACCACTGGCAGCTGACGAACTACAGCGCCGGCCACAGCTATCTGGTGGAGAACCCGGAGGGCGCGGGCGAGTACCTGAGGATTCCGCCGCGCCGGGTCGGGGCGCCCATCCCGTTCGAGTTCTCCCGGGTGGTGCTGCCCACCCGGGGTGACGCCACCGTCTCCTTCCAGGTGTTCGCCCCCGACCATGTGTTCCTCGACCCGGAGGCCACGGACGTCCCCTGGGGGAACAGCACGGTGACCGCGTACTCCCTGGACGAGACGGCCACGTACTTCCTCGTTCTCGTCGCGCTCTGCGAGCCGCGTCTGCGGGACCAGTCCCGGGTCGCGGTGCCCACCACCCCGCAGATCGTCGAGCGGCTCAGGGGGCACGTCACGTGCGGCACGCTGACCGCTCGGGCGGTCAGTTCGCACATCGACTACCTGGCCGAGGAGAAGCTGCGCATCGCGGGCCCCGCCACCGGGGAGTCCGGCAAGGGGGACCGCCGCAACGGCAAGCGGGAGGAGATCGTCGGGCTCGCCCTGCGGTTCGGGCTCGTGCGTGAGGAGCACCTCGCGCTGCTGCCGCCCCTGACGGGGGCCGGCGGGCGGGAGCGGCAGGGCGCGTCGTGA
- a CDS encoding serine/threonine-protein kinase, translated as MTSPGVPGGIAGHDRTDELPPGYRVGGWVVSELIGSGGWSTVYAARPADGPAGPAEVALKIMPTAGLAPRQARRIMESARREVELGSRVGHPRLIGLLGSFVLAAPDRPAVDGAIVLVMERASGSLRELLDAGVPEADRGPLIAGICEGLAHLHRSGWVHADLKPENVLLGADRSVKLSDFGLATELTGTHGYAPPMGTLDYLPPERWRAPLGELGVRIRPTADIWALGIVVHEVFSSGGSPFSGATPVARGAAVQEYGEGRAPLRMDHAVPPFWRELAADCLAPTHEARAPHTAESLLARIAGRQKTPAGGRQRVRARAAVLATAMCGVAAAALCSDAVRPVGSVPPDVLGATAGTIRVFNAERSCRERVDRHPGCSLGLAIDPVRPYTADNVVPTRVWHGDVLAADCQVPDGQPIVDEEARWSTRWFRVRLPSGSGPPVAWLPAVRTKERPALPECPRPTA; from the coding sequence GTGACCTCCCCGGGCGTCCCGGGAGGCATCGCGGGGCACGACCGTACGGACGAACTCCCGCCCGGCTACCGGGTGGGAGGCTGGGTGGTCTCCGAATTGATCGGGTCCGGGGGGTGGTCCACCGTCTACGCGGCGCGGCCGGCCGACGGGCCCGCGGGCCCCGCCGAGGTCGCGCTCAAGATCATGCCGACCGCGGGACTCGCACCCCGGCAGGCGCGCAGGATCATGGAGTCCGCCCGCCGCGAGGTCGAGCTCGGGAGCAGGGTCGGGCATCCCCGGCTGATCGGTCTCCTCGGCTCGTTCGTGCTCGCGGCGCCCGACCGGCCCGCCGTGGACGGCGCGATCGTGCTCGTGATGGAACGGGCCTCCGGCAGCCTGCGCGAACTCCTCGACGCGGGGGTGCCCGAGGCGGACCGGGGACCGCTGATCGCGGGAATCTGCGAGGGGCTCGCGCATCTCCACCGGTCGGGCTGGGTCCACGCCGACCTCAAGCCGGAGAACGTCCTGCTGGGTGCCGACCGCTCGGTGAAGCTGTCGGACTTCGGCCTCGCGACCGAGCTCACGGGGACCCACGGGTACGCCCCGCCGATGGGCACCCTGGACTATCTGCCGCCCGAGCGCTGGCGGGCGCCCCTCGGCGAACTCGGCGTCCGGATCAGGCCGACCGCGGACATCTGGGCCTTGGGCATCGTCGTCCACGAGGTGTTCTCGTCGGGCGGTTCGCCGTTCTCCGGCGCCACGCCGGTGGCGCGAGGCGCCGCGGTCCAGGAGTACGGCGAGGGGCGGGCGCCGCTGCGGATGGACCACGCGGTGCCGCCGTTCTGGCGGGAGCTGGCCGCCGACTGTCTCGCCCCGACCCACGAGGCGCGGGCGCCGCACACCGCCGAGAGCCTGCTCGCCCGCATCGCCGGCCGTCAGAAGACGCCCGCCGGCGGGCGTCAGCGGGTCCGGGCCCGCGCCGCCGTCCTCGCGACCGCGATGTGCGGGGTCGCCGCCGCGGCCCTGTGCTCGGACGCGGTGCGGCCGGTCGGGTCCGTGCCGCCCGACGTCCTGGGCGCGACGGCCGGCACGATCCGGGTGTTCAACGCGGAGCGGAGTTGCCGCGAGCGGGTCGACCGGCACCCCGGGTGCAGCCTGGGGCTGGCGATCGATCCCGTACGGCCGTACACGGCGGACAACGTCGTGCCGACCAGGGTGTGGCACGGCGATGTGCTCGCCGCCGACTGCCAGGTCCCCGACGGGCAGCCCATCGTCGACGAGGAGGCCCGGTGGTCCACCCGCTGGTTCCGCGTCCGGCTCCCTTCCGGGTCTGGTCCCCCGGTGGCCTGGCTGCCCGCCGTGCGCACCAAGGAGCGGCCGGCGCTGCCGGAGTGCCCGCGCCCGACGGCCTGA
- a CDS encoding acyl-CoA desaturase, translating into MTAIDPTAHLTAEQIEELGRELDAIRDEVIAGRGEKDAAYIRKVISAQRKLELVSRGVLLFSFFPPAWLIGTAGLSVAKIMDNMEIGHNILHGQWDWMRDPKIHSTTWEWDHVSPSDQWRHSHNELHHTYTNVIGKDNDLGYGIMRVDEDQKWHPFHLGQPLWNFINACFFEYGIAAYDLELGKNLHKRRRKDPEFRARARAVGRKIRKQVLKDYVIHPLLSGPSFLTTLAATFTANLVRNIWSHSVIMCGHFPEGVQVFERRSIKGETRGQWYLRQMMGSANISGSRAMHFMTGNLSHQIEHHLFPDLPSNRYAEVAVKVRALFEKYELEYVTGPLPKQVFSAWHKVFRLSLPNKKPKVDAPDRERELVAA; encoded by the coding sequence TTGACCGCCATCGACCCCACCGCCCACCTGACCGCGGAGCAGATCGAGGAGCTCGGCCGCGAGCTGGACGCGATCCGCGACGAGGTGATCGCCGGCCGGGGCGAGAAGGACGCCGCCTACATCCGCAAGGTCATCTCGGCGCAGCGCAAGCTGGAGCTGGTCAGCAGGGGCGTGCTGCTGTTCTCCTTCTTCCCGCCCGCTTGGCTGATCGGCACGGCCGGACTGTCCGTGGCGAAGATCATGGACAACATGGAGATCGGGCACAACATCCTGCACGGCCAGTGGGACTGGATGCGGGACCCGAAGATCCATTCCACCACCTGGGAGTGGGATCACGTATCGCCGTCCGACCAGTGGAGGCATTCGCACAACGAGCTGCACCACACGTACACCAACGTGATCGGCAAGGACAACGACCTCGGCTACGGCATCATGCGCGTCGACGAGGACCAGAAGTGGCACCCGTTCCACCTCGGCCAGCCGTTGTGGAACTTCATCAACGCCTGCTTCTTCGAGTACGGCATCGCGGCGTACGACCTGGAGCTCGGCAAGAACCTGCACAAGCGCCGCCGCAAGGACCCGGAGTTCCGGGCGCGGGCCAGGGCCGTGGGCCGCAAGATCCGCAAGCAGGTGCTCAAGGACTACGTGATCCACCCGCTGCTGTCGGGCCCGTCCTTCCTCACCACGCTCGCCGCGACGTTCACAGCGAACCTGGTCCGCAACATCTGGTCCCACTCGGTGATCATGTGCGGGCACTTCCCCGAGGGCGTCCAGGTCTTCGAGCGCCGGTCGATCAAGGGCGAGACGCGCGGCCAGTGGTACCTGCGCCAGATGATGGGCTCGGCGAACATCAGCGGCAGCAGGGCCATGCACTTCATGACCGGCAACCTGTCGCACCAGATCGAGCACCACCTGTTCCCGGACCTGCCGAGCAACCGGTACGCCGAGGTCGCGGTGAAGGTGCGCGCGCTGTTCGAGAAGTACGAGCTGGAGTACGTCACCGGGCCCCTGCCCAAGCAGGTGTTCTCCGCGTGGCACAAGGTCTTCCGGCTCTCGCTGCCGAACAAGAAGCCCAAGGTCGATGCGCCGGACCGCGAGCGGGAGCTCGTCGCTGCCTGA